One window from the genome of Grus americana isolate bGruAme1 chromosome 2, bGruAme1.mat, whole genome shotgun sequence encodes:
- the PLAG1 gene encoding zinc finger protein PLAG1 isoform X1 — MATVIPGDLSEVRDTQKVPSGKRKRGETKPRKNFPCQLCDKAFNSVEKLKVHSYSHTGERPYKCTQQDCTKAFVSKYKLLRHMATHSPEKTHKCNYCEKMFHRKDHLKNHLHTHNPNKEAFKCEECGKNYNTKLGFKRHLALHAATSGDLTCKVCLQTFESTGVLLEHLKTHAGKSSGGVKEKKHQCEHCDRRFYTRKDVRRHMVVHTGRKDFLCQYCAQRFGRKDHLTRHMKKSHNQELLKVKTEPMDLLDPFTCNVSVPIKDELLPVMSLPSSELTSKPFTNTLQLNLYNTQIQSMQSSASAHQMVATSLPLGMPCPIDMESVHPSHQLSLKYPLGTTSYAISMPEKEQPLKGEIESYLMELQSGMPSSSQDSQASSSKLGLDPQVGPLDDGSGEVSLSKGSVPISEPLNTPSLDFSQLFNFIPVNGPPYNPSVSVGNLGMSYTQEEAHSSMTQLPPQTQDPQDPSNSIGLGSLHSLSAAFTSSLSTTTTLPRFHQAFQ, encoded by the exons ATGGCCACTGTCATTCCTGGTGATTTGTCAGAAGTAAGAGATACCCAGAAAGTCCCTTCAGGGAAACGTAAGCGTGGTGaaaccaaaccaagaaaaaacTTTCCTTGCCAACTGTGTGACAAGGCCTTTAACAGTGTTGAGAAATTAAAGGTTCACTCATACTCTCACACAGGAGAGAGGCCCTACAAGTGCACACAACAAGACTGCACCAAGGCCTTTGTTTCTAAGTACAAATTACTAAG GCATATGGCTACTCATTCTCCTGAGAAAACCCACAAGTGTAATTATTGTGAGAAAATGTTTCACCGAAAAGATCACCTAAAGAATCACCTTCATACACACAATCCCAACAAAGAGGCCTTTAAGTGTGAAGAATGTGGAAAGAACTACAATACCAAGCTTGGGTTCAAACGTCACCTGGCTTTGCATGCTGCAACAAGCGGTGACCTCACCTGTAAGGTATGTTTGCAGACTTTTGAAAGCACAGGAGTGCTGCTGGAGCACCTAAAAACTCACGCAGGCAAGTCATCGGGTggagtgaaggagaaaaaacaccAGTGTGAACACTGTGATCGTCGGTTCTACACCCGAAAGGATGTCCGTAGACACATGGTAGTGCACACTGGAAGAAAGGACTTCCTCTGTCAGTACTGTGCACAGAGATTTGGGCGGAAGGATCACCTCACACGCCACATGAAGAAAAGTCACAACCAAGAACTTTTGAAGGTCAAAACAGAGCCAATGGACCTTCTAGATCCCTTTACCTGCAATGTTTCTGTGCCTATTAAGGATGAGCTGCTTCCAGTGATGTCTTTACCTTCCAGTGAACTGACATCAAAGCCATTTACAAACACTTTGCAATTAAATCTCTACAACACTCAGATTCAGTCCATGCAGAGTTCTGCATCTGCACACCAAATGGTTGCCACATCGTTACCATTGGGAATGCCTTGTCCAATAGATATGGAGTCTGTCCATCCTTCTCACCAGCTATCGTTGAAATATCCGCTCGGTACTACCTCATACGCAATTTCTATGCCTGAAAAAGAACAGCCATTGAAAGGGGAAATCGAAAGTTACTTAATGGAGTTGCAAAGTGGTATGCCTTCGTCATCCCAGGATTCTCAAGCATCTTCATCAAAACTAGGGCTGGATCCGCAAGTAGGGCCACTAGATGATGGGTCTGGGGAGGTTTCCCTTTCCAAGGGCTCCGTTCCTATTAGCGAACCTCTAAACACCCCATCATTGGACTTTTCGCAGCTGTTCAACTTCATACCTGTAAATGGCCCTCCCTATAATCCTTCTGTTTCAGTGGGAAACCTCGGAATGAGTTATACGCAAGAGGAGGCACATTCTTCTATGACTCAACTTCCACCACAAACCCAGGATCCACAAGATCCCAGCAATAGTATAGGTCTTGGGTCTCTGCACTCGTTGTCAGCAGCTTTCACAAGCAGTCTAAGCACAACCACCACCCTACCGCGATTTCATCAAGCTTTCCAGTAG
- the PLAG1 gene encoding zinc finger protein PLAG1 isoform X2, translating into MATHSPEKTHKCNYCEKMFHRKDHLKNHLHTHNPNKEAFKCEECGKNYNTKLGFKRHLALHAATSGDLTCKVCLQTFESTGVLLEHLKTHAGKSSGGVKEKKHQCEHCDRRFYTRKDVRRHMVVHTGRKDFLCQYCAQRFGRKDHLTRHMKKSHNQELLKVKTEPMDLLDPFTCNVSVPIKDELLPVMSLPSSELTSKPFTNTLQLNLYNTQIQSMQSSASAHQMVATSLPLGMPCPIDMESVHPSHQLSLKYPLGTTSYAISMPEKEQPLKGEIESYLMELQSGMPSSSQDSQASSSKLGLDPQVGPLDDGSGEVSLSKGSVPISEPLNTPSLDFSQLFNFIPVNGPPYNPSVSVGNLGMSYTQEEAHSSMTQLPPQTQDPQDPSNSIGLGSLHSLSAAFTSSLSTTTTLPRFHQAFQ; encoded by the coding sequence ATGGCTACTCATTCTCCTGAGAAAACCCACAAGTGTAATTATTGTGAGAAAATGTTTCACCGAAAAGATCACCTAAAGAATCACCTTCATACACACAATCCCAACAAAGAGGCCTTTAAGTGTGAAGAATGTGGAAAGAACTACAATACCAAGCTTGGGTTCAAACGTCACCTGGCTTTGCATGCTGCAACAAGCGGTGACCTCACCTGTAAGGTATGTTTGCAGACTTTTGAAAGCACAGGAGTGCTGCTGGAGCACCTAAAAACTCACGCAGGCAAGTCATCGGGTggagtgaaggagaaaaaacaccAGTGTGAACACTGTGATCGTCGGTTCTACACCCGAAAGGATGTCCGTAGACACATGGTAGTGCACACTGGAAGAAAGGACTTCCTCTGTCAGTACTGTGCACAGAGATTTGGGCGGAAGGATCACCTCACACGCCACATGAAGAAAAGTCACAACCAAGAACTTTTGAAGGTCAAAACAGAGCCAATGGACCTTCTAGATCCCTTTACCTGCAATGTTTCTGTGCCTATTAAGGATGAGCTGCTTCCAGTGATGTCTTTACCTTCCAGTGAACTGACATCAAAGCCATTTACAAACACTTTGCAATTAAATCTCTACAACACTCAGATTCAGTCCATGCAGAGTTCTGCATCTGCACACCAAATGGTTGCCACATCGTTACCATTGGGAATGCCTTGTCCAATAGATATGGAGTCTGTCCATCCTTCTCACCAGCTATCGTTGAAATATCCGCTCGGTACTACCTCATACGCAATTTCTATGCCTGAAAAAGAACAGCCATTGAAAGGGGAAATCGAAAGTTACTTAATGGAGTTGCAAAGTGGTATGCCTTCGTCATCCCAGGATTCTCAAGCATCTTCATCAAAACTAGGGCTGGATCCGCAAGTAGGGCCACTAGATGATGGGTCTGGGGAGGTTTCCCTTTCCAAGGGCTCCGTTCCTATTAGCGAACCTCTAAACACCCCATCATTGGACTTTTCGCAGCTGTTCAACTTCATACCTGTAAATGGCCCTCCCTATAATCCTTCTGTTTCAGTGGGAAACCTCGGAATGAGTTATACGCAAGAGGAGGCACATTCTTCTATGACTCAACTTCCACCACAAACCCAGGATCCACAAGATCCCAGCAATAGTATAGGTCTTGGGTCTCTGCACTCGTTGTCAGCAGCTTTCACAAGCAGTCTAAGCACAACCACCACCCTACCGCGATTTCATCAAGCTTTCCAGTAG
- the MOS gene encoding proto-oncogene serine/threonine-protein kinase mos, with translation MPSPIPLNCFLPLEFSPSVDLRPCSSPLVIPGEDSKNFLGGTPSVRTRRLPPRLAWCSINWDQLCLLQPLGSGGFGAVYKATYHGATVAVKQVKKSSKNRLASRQSFWAELNVARLQHDNVVRVVAASTCAPASQNSLGTIIMEYVGNITLHHVIYGTGDVWRQGEDDEGGCGKKALSTEETVCYSCDIMTGLAFLHSQGIVHLDLKPANIFITEQGVCKIGDFGCSQKLEEGLSQSPHICQQGGTYTHRAPELLKGERVTAKADIYSFAITLWQIVMREQPYVGERQHVLYAVVAYNLRPSLAAAVFHESLVGQRLQSIISCCWKANAEERLSAAQLLPSLRALKGWL, from the coding sequence ATGCCATCACCCATTCCTcttaattgttttcttcctttggagTTTTCCCCATCTGTGGATTTGCgaccctgcagcagccccttaGTTATCCCTGGCGAAGACAGCAAAAACTTCTTGGGCGGAACTCCTTCAGTCAGGACTCGCCGCTTGCCTCCGCGCCTGGCCTGGTGCTCCATTAACTGGGatcagctctgcctcctgcagcccctaGGCTCTGGGGGCTTCGGTGCTGTCTACAAAGCCACCTACCATGGTGCAACTGTGGCTGTGAAGCAGGTGAAGAAGAGCAGCAAAAACCGGCTGGCGTCACGACAGAGTTTCTGGGCTGAGCTGAATGTAGCCCGGCTACAGCATGATAATGTGGTACGTGTGGTTGCTGCCAGCACATGTGCCCCGGCCAGCCAGAACAGCCTGGGCACCATCATTATGGAGTATGTGGGCAACATCACCCTGCACCATGTGATTTATGGCACTGGGGATGTGTGGAGGCAGGGTGAGGATGATGAAGGAGGATGTGGAAAGAAGGCCCTCAGCACGGAAGAGACTGTGTGCTATTCTTGTGACATCATGACTGGCTTAGCCTTTCTTCATTCACAGGGCATTGTGCACTTGGACCTGAAGCCTGCAAACATCTTTATCACAGAGCAGGGGGTGTGCAAGATCGGAGACTTTGGGTGCTCCCAGAAACTGGAGGAGGGCTTGTCCCAGAGCCCCCACATTTGCCAGCAAGGGGGCACGTACACGCACCGTGCCCCTGAGCTCCTCAAGGGCGAGAGGGTGACTGCCAAAGCAGACATCTACTCCTTTGCTATCACCCTCTGGCAAATCGTCATGCGAGAGCAGCCCTACGTGGGTGAGCGGCAGCACGTGCTCTATGCTGTGGTAGCCTATAACTTACGCCCTTCGCTGGCTGCTGCCGTTTTCCACGAGTCACTGGTGGGCCAGAGACTGCAGAGCATtatcagctgctgctggaaggcTAATGCAGAGGAGCGCCTGagcgcagcccagctgctgcccagcctcagGGCCCTCAAGGGCTGGCTCTAG
- the RPS20 gene encoding 40S ribosomal protein S20: MAFKDTGKAPVEQEVAIHRIRITLTSRNVKSLEKVCADLIRGAKEKNLKVKGPVRMPTKTLRITTRKTPCGEGSKTWDRFQMRIHKRLIDLHSPSEIVKQITSISIEPGVEVEVTIADA; encoded by the exons ATG GCATTTAAAGATACTGGCAAAGCACCTGTGGAACAAGAGGTAGCAATTCATCGCATTAGAATTACTTTGACAAGTCGCAATGTAAAATCGCTTGAGAAGG tctgtgctgACTTGATCAGAggtgctaaagaaaaaaacctaaaggtGAAAGGACCCGTTCGCATGCCCACCAAG actCTGCGAATCACTACCAGGAAGACGCCTTGTGGTGAAGGTTCCAAGACCTGGGATCGTTTCCAAATGCGTATCCATAAGCGGCTCATTGACTTACACAGCCCTTCTGAGATCGTGAAGCAGATCACTTCCATCAGCATTGAACCAGGTGTAGAAGTTGAAGTTACTATTGCTGATGCCTAA